In a single window of the Bacillus clarus genome:
- a CDS encoding transglutaminase domain-containing protein, protein MKKANKYVTAVALCSTIVIGGLQIPSVSHAASTTNVAATQLDAKLLEDFQKELKKHIDNREENITITYKTNDKNGRDVMDKLYQEYNKIVDADEYVKYNVASTRYAIKGIPGNYTFTLNITYRESKEQTQYVKTQAKAIVSSIVKPGMDEHEKVKVIHDYVVKHVSYDTSYQAYTAYEALANRSAVCQGYTLLTYQLFKEAGIQSHIVTGKGNGQAHAWNLVKIENKWYHLDTTFDDPVPDKAGRVTYSYFNMSDEQLSKDHEWDRSKYPVASTNYYNELTNKIKAGSSKAALYQQMLKDTNLVYLSTQYGAENYNELKQKLQKQFASKPEKVELRYKQSMDMTMQDIKKVLNEITWPKGAKRVSYQVAPYSAMAGYSLATITFTY, encoded by the coding sequence ATGAAAAAGGCAAATAAGTATGTGACAGCTGTCGCACTTTGTTCAACAATTGTAATAGGTGGATTACAAATACCTTCTGTATCGCACGCAGCTTCAACAACAAATGTAGCGGCTACGCAACTGGATGCTAAGTTGTTAGAGGATTTTCAAAAAGAATTAAAGAAACATATTGATAATCGTGAAGAGAATATTACAATCACATATAAAACGAATGATAAAAATGGTAGAGATGTGATGGACAAACTCTATCAAGAGTATAATAAAATTGTAGATGCGGATGAGTATGTGAAATATAATGTGGCAAGTACACGATACGCTATTAAAGGAATACCAGGAAACTATACGTTTACATTAAATATTACGTATCGTGAATCAAAAGAACAAACGCAATATGTAAAAACACAGGCGAAAGCAATTGTAAGTTCTATTGTAAAACCGGGTATGGACGAACATGAAAAAGTGAAGGTAATTCATGATTACGTTGTGAAACATGTATCCTATGATACTTCTTATCAAGCATATACAGCATATGAAGCGTTAGCTAATCGTTCTGCTGTTTGCCAAGGATATACATTATTAACATATCAATTATTCAAAGAAGCGGGCATCCAATCTCATATTGTCACTGGAAAAGGAAATGGGCAAGCGCATGCGTGGAACTTAGTGAAGATTGAAAATAAATGGTATCACCTTGATACTACATTTGACGATCCAGTTCCGGATAAAGCAGGGCGCGTGACATACTCTTATTTTAATATGTCTGATGAGCAATTAAGTAAAGACCATGAGTGGGATCGTAGTAAATACCCAGTAGCGTCTACGAATTACTATAATGAATTAACAAATAAAATAAAAGCAGGTAGTTCAAAAGCTGCTCTATATCAACAAATGTTAAAAGATACGAATTTAGTATATTTGTCTACACAATACGGGGCGGAAAATTATAACGAATTGAAGCAAAAATTACAGAAGCAATTTGCTTCAAAACCAGAAAAAGTAGAATTACGCTATAAGCAGTCTATGGACATGACAATGCAAGATATAAAAAAAGTATTGAATGAAATTACTTGGCCAAAAGGTGCGAAGCGAGTGTCTTATCAAGTTGCACCTTATAGTGCGATGGCAGGTTACTCATTAGCGACAATTACATTTACGTATTAA
- a CDS encoding FtsX-like permease family protein → MNIRELAFRNVTRNRRTYSAYFLSSAFAIMAFFVYSFFAFHPALSAGELGRYVFVSMSFAQSIIYLFTFFFILYSMGMFLKTRKRELGILMMLGMTKYQLKRLIFFENIMIGIAAIIMGILCGMLFSGILIWVAPLLLKLDISLSYYLPKAAFAVTSVMFFVLFIIISFFSAGMIRKNQIMKLFRGSAQAKPEPKASVISSVLAVLLLSAGYVGALISHGAMVFIMMIPVTTVVTIGTYLLYKQLSVFIIRLCKKSKRFYWTRTNIITLSDLAYRMRDNARMFFIVTIISTVAFSAIGTLVGFASMTKGIMEQPIGFHYHSKQGNDSESQHVQFIDQTLKKYNIAASKIDITSKQTGDHSLQGAVFIKESDYKKYAKLAGEPVASSTESEALFLSVEIPGPPRKERKTIELPNSNKSLQVKKVNTSSLSKMFRGNVYVITQAQYDLLQVGFKEEKDYMYKTTETKEEIEVGKELTNQIKTYQEHLTFSAAEYDKNQSLQIAGPILFVGFFIGIVFFVCAGSFLYFRLFSDLEDDYRLFESIRKVGLTSGELSKVVTIRLALLFFVPIGTATLHGAVALTALGQMFEYSLLKENTIVLSIFVGIQIVYFIMIRARYLKQLKERLGMR, encoded by the coding sequence ATGAATATTAGAGAATTAGCGTTTCGGAATGTAACGAGAAATAGACGGACATACTCAGCTTACTTTTTGAGTAGTGCATTTGCAATTATGGCCTTTTTTGTTTATTCATTTTTTGCGTTCCATCCAGCATTAAGTGCAGGAGAATTAGGACGGTATGTATTCGTAAGTATGTCTTTTGCACAATCAATTATTTATTTGTTTACATTTTTCTTTATTTTATATTCAATGGGTATGTTTTTAAAAACGAGAAAGCGAGAATTAGGCATACTAATGATGCTTGGTATGACGAAATATCAACTAAAGCGTCTTATCTTTTTTGAAAATATCATGATTGGTATCGCTGCAATTATTATGGGGATTCTTTGTGGAATGTTGTTTTCAGGTATATTAATTTGGGTAGCCCCATTGTTATTAAAATTAGATATATCATTATCGTATTACTTACCAAAGGCAGCATTTGCTGTAACAAGTGTTATGTTTTTCGTATTGTTTATTATTATTTCATTCTTTAGTGCAGGAATGATTCGTAAAAATCAAATTATGAAATTGTTTCGAGGATCAGCACAAGCAAAGCCAGAACCGAAAGCATCGGTTATTTCATCAGTTTTAGCTGTACTATTGCTTAGTGCAGGATATGTAGGTGCTTTAATTTCGCATGGTGCTATGGTATTTATTATGATGATTCCTGTCACAACGGTAGTCACTATTGGTACATATTTATTGTATAAGCAGTTAAGTGTTTTTATCATTCGATTATGTAAAAAGAGTAAACGCTTCTATTGGACAAGAACGAATATTATTACTTTGTCAGATTTAGCATATCGCATGAGAGATAACGCACGAATGTTCTTTATTGTGACGATTATTTCAACTGTAGCATTTTCAGCAATTGGTACTTTAGTTGGTTTTGCTTCTATGACAAAAGGAATTATGGAGCAGCCAATTGGATTCCACTATCATTCTAAGCAAGGGAATGATAGTGAATCACAGCATGTGCAATTCATTGATCAAACATTAAAGAAATATAATATAGCAGCTTCGAAAATAGACATTACATCGAAACAGACTGGAGATCATTCATTACAAGGTGCGGTCTTTATAAAGGAATCTGATTATAAGAAATATGCAAAGTTAGCTGGGGAACCTGTTGCTTCATCGACTGAGAGTGAAGCGTTATTTCTATCAGTAGAAATACCAGGGCCACCGAGAAAAGAGAGAAAAACAATTGAATTACCGAATAGTAATAAGTCTCTGCAAGTGAAAAAAGTTAATACATCTTCATTAAGTAAAATGTTTAGAGGAAATGTTTATGTAATTACACAAGCACAATATGATTTATTACAAGTTGGATTTAAAGAAGAAAAAGATTACATGTATAAAACGACAGAAACGAAAGAGGAAATTGAGGTTGGAAAAGAACTTACGAATCAAATAAAAACGTATCAAGAACATTTGACATTTAGTGCGGCAGAGTATGATAAAAATCAAAGTTTACAAATTGCAGGGCCGATTTTATTCGTAGGATTTTTTATTGGTATTGTGTTCTTTGTTTGCGCAGGAAGTTTTTTATATTTCCGGTTATTCTCTGATTTAGAAGATGATTATCGTTTATTTGAATCCATTCGAAAAGTAGGGTTAACAAGTGGAGAACTATCTAAAGTAGTCACCATTCGTTTGGCACTATTATTCTTCGTTCCAATTGGTACCGCGACATTACATGGTGCAGTTGCATTAACAGCTTTAGGGCAAATGTTTGAGTATTCACTTCTCAAAGAAAATACGATTGTATTAAGCATCTTTGTAGGAATTCAAATCGTATATTTCATCATGATAAGAGCTCGTTATTTAAAACAATTGAAGGAAAGATTAGGGATGCGCTAA
- a CDS encoding NUDIX hydrolase, with protein MANYIKLLREKVGHDYVFLNFAGGCIFNELGEVLLQKRGDSGAWGFPGGAMELGESAAETAIREIKEETGYDVEISELIGVYTKYFQTYPNGDQAQTIGIFFKFSIVGGSRKVDGDETLDLKFFSLHQMPSLFNEQHQDCLEDLLEKRTAVFR; from the coding sequence ATGGCTAATTATATAAAGTTATTACGTGAAAAAGTAGGGCATGATTATGTCTTTTTAAATTTTGCTGGCGGCTGCATTTTTAACGAGTTAGGTGAGGTGCTTCTACAGAAAAGGGGAGACAGTGGTGCTTGGGGATTTCCAGGTGGGGCGATGGAATTAGGTGAATCTGCAGCAGAGACAGCAATTCGAGAAATAAAAGAAGAAACAGGATATGATGTAGAAATAAGTGAGCTTATCGGAGTATACACGAAATATTTTCAAACATATCCGAACGGAGATCAAGCTCAGACAATTGGGATTTTCTTTAAGTTTTCGATCGTTGGAGGGAGTAGAAAAGTAGACGGTGATGAAACGTTAGATTTGAAGTTTTTCTCGTTACATCAAATGCCTTCATTATTCAATGAGCAGCACCAAGATTGCTTGGAGGATCTTTTAGAGAAGAGAACAGCAGTATTTCGTTAA
- a CDS encoding DUF4083 domain-containing protein, giving the protein MSLFENNIFTLIYFCLVIGLIVLFFVSFTLFIRRLLQNNFAKKQHVINMNQKLDRIIELLEKDKK; this is encoded by the coding sequence ATGAGTTTGTTCGAAAATAACATATTTACATTGATTTATTTTTGTCTAGTAATCGGACTTATCGTTTTGTTTTTCGTATCATTTACTCTGTTCATTAGAAGGTTATTGCAAAATAACTTTGCAAAAAAACAACATGTTATCAATATGAATCAGAAGCTAGACCGGATTATTGAATTGCTTGAAAAAGATAAGAAATAA
- a CDS encoding AbrB/MazE/SpoVT family DNA-binding domain-containing protein: protein MKATGIIRKVDELGRIVIPKELRDILGIQIKSPLEIFVEEEKIILQKYQPYNTCQITGEISEGNITLASGNITLSIEGAKYLIKEIENFFEKERN from the coding sequence ATGAAGGCAACAGGAATTATTCGAAAAGTTGACGAATTGGGACGGATTGTAATTCCTAAAGAATTAAGAGATATATTAGGAATACAAATAAAATCACCGCTTGAAATTTTTGTAGAGGAAGAGAAAATCATTTTACAAAAATATCAACCGTATAATACGTGTCAAATAACTGGTGAGATATCAGAGGGAAATATCACATTGGCAAGTGGGAATATTACTCTTAGCATAGAGGGTGCAAAATATTTAATAAAAGAAATAGAGAATTTTTTTGAAAAAGAGCGGAATTAA
- a CDS encoding YwqG family protein: protein MKQQIEFLIDKYGLTHVKQELINTIFPCIKVVPKQQEKVTIGSSKMGGVPDVPNSFEYPIYKGKPLNFIAQFNLSDVQNIDMNHNLPKTGMLYFFCIENYFEEDVNQNDAGCVLYYDVSKEELRRADEIPEKFNQCEISFELTYKLPELFIDDEADSDRFLQLLEELIPDHYDNHQIFGEPFSVQEEVLQETGDYMGIDPRNMTLLFQIDSDYKNCNMMWGDLGMLYFCIGNEDLKNQRFENTCCILQTC from the coding sequence ATGAAACAGCAAATTGAATTTTTAATTGATAAATATGGACTGACGCATGTAAAACAGGAACTCATAAATACGATATTCCCTTGTATAAAAGTTGTTCCAAAACAACAGGAAAAAGTTACGATTGGGAGTTCTAAAATGGGGGGAGTCCCAGATGTACCTAATTCGTTTGAATATCCGATATATAAAGGGAAGCCATTGAACTTTATTGCGCAATTTAATTTAAGTGATGTACAAAATATCGATATGAATCACAATCTGCCTAAAACAGGGATGTTGTATTTCTTTTGTATTGAAAATTATTTTGAAGAAGATGTGAATCAAAACGATGCTGGATGTGTTCTTTACTATGATGTTTCCAAAGAAGAATTGCGAAGAGCGGATGAGATTCCAGAGAAATTTAATCAATGTGAAATTTCATTTGAACTAACATATAAGTTACCTGAGCTCTTTATTGATGATGAAGCGGATTCAGATCGGTTTTTACAATTACTTGAGGAGCTAATTCCAGATCACTATGATAACCATCAAATATTTGGAGAACCATTCTCAGTACAAGAAGAAGTGTTACAAGAAACTGGAGATTATATGGGGATAGATCCACGTAATATGACGCTTTTATTCCAAATTGATTCAGATTATAAAAATTGTAATATGATGTGGGGAGATTTGGGGATGTTATATTTCTGTATTGGAAACGAGGATTTGAAAAATCAACGTTTTGAAAATACATGTTGTATTTTACAAACTTGTTAA
- a CDS encoding aldo/keto reductase, with amino-acid sequence MKYTKLQKAGLQISQMGLGTNAVGGHNLYANVNEREGKQLIEEAIQQGITFLDTADAYGFGRSEELIGEVVKGKRQDFVLATKGGIQHLLNGSTCINNEPNYLRDALENSLRRLQTEYIDLYYLHFTNPEMSYIDSIGELVRLKEEGKIRSIGISNVNVEQLKEANQYGDIDVVQSPYNMLDRRAEKELLPYCIETGISFIPYGPLAFGILGGKYTKDFKLNEKDWRHDVELFEEHTYKGNFSKIENLKVLAREKDIELPHLALAWLLNKKGIDAVIPGGKRAEQIRESVKAVDVSLNKNDMKYIESILED; translated from the coding sequence ATGAAGTATACGAAACTACAAAAGGCTGGATTACAAATTTCTCAAATGGGTTTAGGAACAAATGCAGTAGGGGGGCATAATTTATATGCAAATGTGAATGAGCGAGAAGGAAAACAACTGATAGAAGAAGCCATTCAGCAAGGAATTACATTTTTAGATACAGCAGATGCATATGGGTTTGGTCGATCTGAGGAATTAATCGGAGAAGTTGTGAAAGGGAAGCGCCAAGATTTTGTACTTGCTACAAAAGGTGGGATACAGCACTTATTGAATGGCTCGACATGTATAAATAATGAACCAAATTATTTAAGAGATGCTTTGGAAAATAGTTTAAGAAGATTACAGACAGAGTATATTGATTTATATTATTTACATTTTACAAATCCTGAAATGAGTTACATAGATTCAATTGGGGAGCTTGTCCGCTTAAAAGAAGAGGGGAAAATTCGTTCAATTGGAATATCAAATGTGAATGTAGAGCAATTAAAAGAGGCGAATCAATATGGAGATATAGATGTTGTGCAGTCACCTTATAATATGTTAGATCGCAGGGCAGAGAAAGAATTGCTACCGTATTGCATAGAAACCGGAATTTCGTTTATTCCATATGGCCCTCTTGCTTTTGGAATATTAGGTGGTAAATATACAAAAGACTTTAAACTAAATGAAAAAGATTGGCGTCATGACGTAGAGCTATTTGAAGAACATACATATAAAGGTAATTTTTCAAAGATTGAAAACTTAAAAGTTTTAGCGAGAGAAAAAGATATAGAATTGCCTCATTTAGCATTAGCATGGCTATTAAATAAAAAAGGAATTGATGCAGTCATTCCTGGTGGAAAGCGTGCAGAACAAATAAGAGAAAGTGTAAAAGCGGTGGACGTGTCATTAAATAAGAATGATATGAAGTATATCGAATCTATACTAGAAGATTAA
- a CDS encoding S8 family peptidase: MSSSTANKQKGIQLIPFTVNKVVEQVNEIPPGVQLIHAPEVWEKSAKGKDIVVAVLDTGCDINHVDLKDRIIGGRNFTQDYEGDPNIYLDNNGHGTHVAGTIAATENGVGVLGVAPLAKLLVLKVLAGDGSGSYQQIIEAIDYAVRWRGPNQERIRIISMSLGGPQDVPELHEVIQHAVKQDVLVVCAAGNNGDCNDETEELDFPGAYSEVIEVGAVNLERKIACFSNSNQEIDLVAPGAEVLSTYPEGKYAVLSGTSMATPHIAGVLALLIKQCEREYGRKLSEPEIYAQLIKRTVPLGYERTSEGNGLIDLLKE, encoded by the coding sequence ATGAGCAGTAGTACAGCAAATAAGCAAAAAGGTATTCAACTAATTCCGTTTACTGTAAATAAAGTGGTGGAGCAAGTAAACGAAATTCCACCAGGTGTACAACTGATTCATGCTCCAGAAGTATGGGAAAAGAGCGCAAAAGGAAAAGATATTGTCGTTGCCGTTTTAGATACAGGTTGCGATATCAATCACGTTGATTTAAAGGATCGAATTATTGGTGGGAGAAATTTCACTCAGGATTACGAAGGGGATCCAAACATTTATCTTGATAATAATGGCCATGGTACTCATGTTGCTGGCACGATTGCAGCGACCGAAAATGGAGTCGGCGTTTTAGGGGTAGCTCCCCTTGCTAAATTGTTAGTATTAAAGGTATTAGCCGGTGATGGATCTGGAAGCTACCAACAAATTATTGAGGCAATTGATTATGCAGTACGTTGGAGAGGGCCTAATCAAGAAAGGATTCGAATTATTTCTATGTCACTTGGTGGTCCTCAGGATGTACCAGAGTTACACGAAGTAATCCAACATGCAGTAAAGCAAGACGTACTTGTTGTATGTGCGGCAGGAAATAATGGGGATTGCAATGATGAAACAGAGGAATTAGATTTTCCCGGCGCTTATTCTGAAGTAATTGAAGTTGGTGCTGTAAATTTAGAGAGGAAAATTGCGTGCTTTAGTAATTCTAATCAAGAAATTGATTTAGTAGCACCAGGGGCTGAAGTACTGTCTACCTATCCAGAAGGGAAATATGCGGTATTAAGTGGTACTTCAATGGCGACACCGCATATTGCTGGAGTGTTGGCACTTCTCATTAAGCAGTGTGAAAGAGAGTATGGCAGAAAGTTGTCAGAACCGGAAATATATGCACAACTTATTAAAAGGACTGTACCTTTAGGATATGAGCGTACATCTGAAGGAAATGGATTAATAGATTTGTTAAAAGAATAG
- the nadE gene encoding ammonia-dependent NAD(+) synthetase: MTLQEQIMKALHVQPVIDPKAEIRKRIDFLKDYLRKTGAKGFVLGISGGQDSTLAGRLVQLAVEEVRNEGGNATFIAVRLPYKVQKDEDDAQLALQFIQPDQSVAFDIATTVDAFSDQYANLLGESLTDFNKGNVKARIRMVTQYAIGGQKGLLVIGTDHAAEAVTGFFTKFGDGGADLLPLTGLTKRQGRALLQELGAEERLYLKMPTADLLDEKPGQADETELGITYDQLDDYLEGKTVPVDVAEKIEKRYTVSEHKRQVPASIFDDWWK; the protein is encoded by the coding sequence ATGACATTACAAGAACAGATTATGAAGGCATTACATGTTCAACCTGTAATCGATCCAAAAGCTGAAATTCGTAAGCGAATTGATTTCTTAAAAGACTATTTAAGAAAAACAGGTGCAAAAGGATTTGTACTTGGAATTAGCGGTGGGCAAGATTCTACGTTAGCAGGTCGTTTAGTTCAACTTGCGGTCGAAGAGGTTCGTAATGAAGGTGGAAACGCAACATTTATCGCTGTACGTCTTCCATATAAAGTACAAAAAGATGAAGATGATGCGCAATTAGCATTACAATTTATTCAACCAGATCAATCAGTTGCTTTTGACATCGCAACAACTGTTGATGCCTTTTCAGATCAATATGCAAATTTATTAGGAGAATCACTAACAGATTTCAATAAAGGCAATGTAAAAGCACGTATTCGCATGGTTACACAATATGCAATTGGTGGACAAAAAGGCTTACTTGTTATCGGAACAGATCACGCTGCTGAAGCTGTAACAGGTTTCTTCACAAAATTCGGCGATGGCGGTGCAGACCTTTTACCATTAACAGGATTAACGAAGCGACAAGGGCGTGCTTTATTACAAGAGTTAGGTGCTGAAGAACGCCTTTACTTAAAAATGCCAACAGCTGACTTATTAGATGAAAAGCCAGGTCAAGCTGACGAAACAGAATTAGGCATTACATACGATCAATTAGATGATTACTTAGAAGGAAAAACAGTTCCAGTAGACGTTGCAGAAAAAATTGAAAAACGTTATACAGTGAGTGAACATAAAAGACAAGTACCAGCATCGATATTTGATGATTGGTGGAAGTAA
- a CDS encoding PLP-dependent aminotransferase family protein — MERLNWKPNIHSPVPLYKQIEVYIKEKIINGEWTVGTKLPSQRSLSHMFEVNRSTIVMAFDELAAKGYIEGKGRKGTIVRNNDENTATYAPPPNWQSYVETGLHYPNLPAIQEINQAEFYPDVIRLGTGELSPDLLPKKKTKQIIRGISQANIMLGYEEPKGNLHLRKQIVEYLDGHGVYVSPDSVLIVSGAIQALQLISMGLLHKGTSILLEKPSYLYSLNIFQSAGMRLIGIPMDEKGLHPSYIAKYKKQFNASILYTIPSFHNPTNFTMDDERRKEVIKVCNEIGLPIIEDAVYQDLWFDSLVTKPLKAYDKNGIVLHIGSMSKVISPGLRIGWIVGSEPVIQRLADIKMQTDYGSSSISQQIAAEWFESGLYYKHLQYIRSELKKRRDLMLRMLEKYCKGIATWHVPTGSFYIWLHIHLEISNRNLFEKALQENILLNPGNMYDRNAGQFLRLSYSYATLDEIEIGIKKVAQLIRNLTV; from the coding sequence GTGGAACGTTTGAATTGGAAACCAAATATACATTCGCCAGTTCCTTTATATAAACAAATAGAGGTGTACATAAAAGAAAAAATTATAAATGGAGAATGGACAGTTGGAACGAAATTACCTTCACAACGTTCTCTGTCACATATGTTTGAAGTGAATCGAAGTACAATTGTGATGGCATTTGATGAATTAGCAGCAAAAGGATATATCGAGGGAAAGGGGAGGAAAGGGACAATCGTTCGGAATAATGATGAGAATACAGCTACGTATGCGCCGCCACCTAATTGGCAATCTTATGTAGAAACTGGTCTTCATTATCCCAATTTGCCTGCTATACAAGAAATCAATCAAGCTGAATTTTATCCAGATGTCATTCGATTAGGAACTGGTGAGCTTTCACCAGATCTTTTACCTAAGAAAAAAACGAAGCAAATTATAAGGGGAATTTCACAAGCTAATATTATGCTTGGTTATGAGGAGCCAAAAGGAAATCTTCACTTAAGAAAACAAATAGTTGAATACTTAGACGGACACGGTGTCTATGTATCTCCAGATTCTGTCCTAATTGTTTCAGGAGCAATTCAAGCACTACAGCTTATTTCAATGGGACTCCTTCATAAAGGGACGTCTATTTTACTAGAAAAGCCATCATACTTGTACTCTCTTAATATTTTTCAATCAGCGGGAATGCGTTTGATTGGTATACCGATGGATGAAAAGGGTCTTCATCCATCATATATTGCAAAATATAAGAAGCAATTTAATGCGTCTATTTTATATACAATTCCTTCTTTTCATAATCCAACAAACTTTACTATGGATGATGAGAGAAGGAAAGAAGTAATAAAAGTATGTAATGAAATCGGATTACCAATTATTGAGGATGCGGTGTATCAAGACTTATGGTTTGATTCACTAGTAACAAAACCGTTAAAGGCATACGATAAAAATGGTATTGTACTGCATATTGGAAGTATGTCTAAAGTAATAAGTCCTGGTTTAAGAATTGGTTGGATTGTTGGTTCAGAACCAGTTATTCAAAGATTGGCAGATATAAAAATGCAAACGGATTATGGTTCGAGTTCTATATCTCAACAAATTGCAGCAGAATGGTTTGAAAGCGGCTTATATTACAAACATTTACAATACATAAGAAGCGAATTGAAAAAACGGAGAGATTTAATGCTTCGTATGTTAGAGAAATATTGTAAAGGTATAGCAACTTGGCATGTGCCAACAGGGAGTTTTTATATTTGGCTACATATTCATTTAGAAATTTCGAATCGGAATTTATTTGAAAAAGCGTTACAAGAAAATATTTTATTAAATCCGGGTAATATGTATGATAGGAATGCAGGACAATTTTTACGTCTTTCTTATTCCTATGCAACTTTAGATGAAATTGAAATCGGAATAAAAAAGGTGGCACAGTTGATAAGGAATTTGACTGTATAG
- a CDS encoding ArsR/SmtB family transcription factor has protein sequence MRTLYHPNREEIQFSSVLYALSDQIRLQIVNMLLEKNEQSCGALNIPIAKSTLSHHFKVLRESGVMYTRLEGTQRFISIREEDLNTRFPGLLDVVLKATEPY, from the coding sequence ATGCGAACACTATATCATCCAAATCGAGAGGAAATTCAATTTTCTTCTGTCTTATATGCACTTAGCGATCAAATCCGCTTGCAAATTGTAAACATGTTACTAGAGAAAAATGAACAATCTTGTGGTGCGTTAAACATTCCAATTGCAAAATCAACCTTATCCCACCATTTCAAAGTTTTACGTGAATCAGGTGTTATGTATACACGCCTTGAAGGCACACAGCGTTTTATTTCAATTCGAGAAGAAGACTTAAATACTAGATTCCCTGGTTTATTAGATGTTGTATTAAAAGCGACAGAACCATACTAA
- a CDS encoding YjcZ family sporulation protein, with protein MGYGYSCGGYGYGGYGGSCGCGYGGFALLIVLFILLIIIGASCWGGFIGC; from the coding sequence ATGGGTTACGGATATAGTTGTGGTGGCTACGGTTACGGCGGTTACGGCGGCAGTTGCGGTTGTGGTTATGGAGGTTTCGCTTTATTAATCGTTTTATTTATCCTTCTAATCATCATTGGAGCTAGCTGTTGGGGCGGCTTCATCGGTTGCTAA
- a CDS encoding DUF3933 family protein, whose translation MKQYVICQIIDGSKYLAAYAETKQEAIEKAELLGLRTGEHYVVITAEEAEGLTYP comes from the coding sequence ATGAAGCAATATGTTATTTGTCAAATCATTGATGGAAGTAAATATTTAGCTGCTTATGCAGAGACAAAGCAAGAAGCAATTGAAAAAGCGGAATTATTAGGATTAAGAACGGGAGAGCATTATGTAGTGATTACAGCTGAAGAGGCAGAAGGACTAACTTATCCTTAA
- a CDS encoding patatin-like phospholipase family protein → MKIDGVFEGGGVRGIAHVGAICALAEQGYEWERVAGTSAGAIIAALVAAGYSCTELKTIINSIDYNQFVKKTFLDRIPFIGKGLSAWSTLGIYSNAFLEEWLEDLLRKKGIHLFTDLPDLNKLKIIASDISNGKMVIFPDDLPNYGFSNYRFSIAKAVRMSGTIPFFFEPLKWRTPRWKQPCYMVDGGILSNYPIWIFDSPTSPRWPTFGFHFVKDEIQAEPVHYEEPISLFKGLFKTMMQAHDLRHLDKESKARTITIPTGTITSTKFQLTNGEKEWLYNSGYNAANEFLQSWNFRQYVNEYRSGKQDRKTNRYFRQLDS, encoded by the coding sequence ATGAAAATCGATGGTGTATTTGAAGGTGGCGGTGTGCGCGGCATTGCACATGTCGGGGCGATTTGTGCTTTAGCGGAGCAAGGTTACGAATGGGAGCGTGTAGCTGGTACTTCAGCTGGAGCTATTATCGCTGCGCTTGTGGCAGCAGGATATTCTTGTACAGAATTAAAAACGATTATAAATAGCATTGATTACAACCAATTTGTAAAAAAAACTTTCCTTGATAGAATCCCTTTCATCGGTAAAGGGCTGAGCGCTTGGTCCACACTCGGTATTTATTCAAATGCATTTCTAGAAGAATGGTTAGAGGATTTGCTTAGAAAAAAAGGGATTCATCTTTTCACTGACTTACCTGATTTGAATAAACTCAAGATCATTGCTTCCGATATAAGCAACGGGAAAATGGTTATCTTCCCTGATGATTTACCAAACTACGGATTTTCAAACTACCGATTCTCTATTGCAAAGGCAGTTAGAATGAGCGGAACCATTCCTTTCTTCTTTGAACCGTTGAAGTGGAGAACTCCAAGATGGAAACAGCCTTGCTATATGGTTGATGGTGGTATTTTAAGTAACTATCCAATATGGATTTTCGACTCACCTACATCCCCTCGCTGGCCTACTTTTGGATTTCATTTTGTAAAAGATGAGATTCAAGCGGAACCAGTTCATTATGAAGAACCTATCTCCCTGTTCAAAGGTTTATTTAAAACAATGATGCAAGCTCACGATTTACGCCATCTAGATAAAGAATCAAAGGCAAGAACTATTACAATTCCAACTGGAACAATTACAAGTACTAAATTCCAATTAACGAATGGAGAGAAAGAATGGCTTTATAACTCCGGATATAACGCCGCTAATGAATTTTTACAATCTTGGAACTTCAGACAGTATGTCAATGAATATAGAAGCGGAAAACAGGATCGAAAAACAAATCGATATTTCCGCCAACTCGACTCATAA